A genomic segment from Leopardus geoffroyi isolate Oge1 chromosome A2, O.geoffroyi_Oge1_pat1.0, whole genome shotgun sequence encodes:
- the BRPF1 gene encoding peregrin isoform X14 encodes MGVDFDVKTFCHNLRATKPPYECPVETCRKVYKSYSGIEYHLYHYDHDNPPPPQQTPLRKHKKKGRQSRPANKQSPSPSEVSQSPGREVMSYAQAQRMVEVDLHGRVHRISIFDNLDVVSEDEEAPEEAPETGSNKENTETPAATPKSGKHKNKEKRKDSNHHHHHNASVSTTPKLPEVVYRELEQDTPDAPPRPTSYYRYIEKSAEELDEEVEYDMDEEDYIWLDIMNERRKTEGVSPIPQEIFEYLMDRLEKESYFESHNKGDPNALVDEDAVCCICNDGECQNSNVILFCDMCNLAVHQECYGVPYIPEGQWLCRRCLQSPSRAVDCALCPNKGGAFKQTDDGRWAHVVCALWIPEVCFANTVFLEPIDSIEHIPPARWKLTCYICKQRGSGACIQCHKANCYTAFHVTCAQQAGLYMKMEPVRETGANGTSFSVRKTAYCDIHTPPGSARRLPALSHSEGEEDEDEEEDEGKSWSSEKVKKAKAKSRIKMKKARKILAEKRAAAPVVSVPCIPPHRLSKITNRLTIQRKSQFMQRLHSYWTLKRQSRNGVPLLRRLQTHLQSQRNCDQVGRDSEDKNWALKEQLKSWQRLRHDLERARLLVELIRKREKLKRETIKVQQIAMEMQLTPFLILLRKTLEQLQEKDTGNIFSEPVPLSEVPDYLDHIKKPMDFFTMKQNLEAYRYLNFDDFEEDFNLIVSNCLKYNAKDTIFYRAAVRLREQGGAVLRQARRQAEKMGIDFETGMHIPHSLAGDEAPQHTEDAEEERLILLENQKHLPVEEQLKLLLERLDEVNASKQSVSRSRRAKMIKKEMTALRRKLAHQRETGRDGPERHGPSSRGSLTPHPAACDKDGQTDSAAEESSSQETTKDLPANGFSGGNQPVKKSFLVYRNDCSLPRSSSDSESSSSSSSSAASDRTSTTPSKQGRGKPSFSRGTFPEDSSEDTSGTENEAYSVGTGRGVGHSMVRKSLGRGAGWLSEDEDSPLDALDLVWAKCRGYPSYPALIIDPKMPREGMFHHGVPIPVPPLEVLKLGEQMTQEAREHLYLVLFFDNKRTWQWLPRTKLVPLGVNQDLDKEKMLEGRKSNIRKSVQIAYHRALQHRSKVQGEQSSETSDSD; translated from the exons ATGGGGGTGGACTTTGATGTGAAGACTTTCTGCCACAACTTGCGGGCAACTAAGCCACCATATGAGTGCCCCGTGGAGACCTGCCGTAAGGTCTACAAGAGTTACAGTGGTATTGAGTACCACCTATATCACTATGACCACGACAACCCACCACCCCCGCAGCAGACTCCACTCCGCAAGCACAAAAAGAAGGGGCGCCAATCACGCCCAGCCAACAAGCAGTCGCCCAGCCCCTCAGAGGTATCCCAGTCACCCGGCCGTGAGGTGATGAGCTACGCGCAGGCCCAGCGCATGGTGGAGGTGGACCTGCACGGCCGAGTCCACCGCATCAGCATCTTTGACAACCTGGATGTGGTGTCAGAGGATGAGGAGGCCCCTGAGGAGGCTCCTGAGACTGGTAGCAACAAGGAGAACACCGAGACACCAGCTGCTACTCCCAAGTCAGGCAAGCATAAGAACAAGGAAAAGCGCAAGGACtccaaccatcaccaccaccataaTGCTTCTGTGAGCACCACTCCCAAGCTGCCAGAGGTGGTATACCGGGAGTTGGAGCAGGACACCCCCGATGCCCCACCCCGGCCGACTTCCTATTACCG GTACATTGAGAAGTCGGCAGAGGAGCTGGACGAGGAAGTAGAGTATGACATGGACGAGGAGGACTACATCTGGCTGGATATCATGAATGAGCGGCGGAAGACAGAGGGTGTGAGTCCCATCCCGCAGGAGATCTTTGAGTACCTAATGGACCGGCTGGAGAAGGAGTCCTACTTTGAAAGCCACAATAAAGGTGACCCCAATGCACTAGTGGATGAGGATGCTGTGTGCTGTATCTGCAACGATGGTGAGTGCCAGAACAGCAATGTCATCCTATTTTGTGACATGTGCAACCTGGCTGTGCACCAAGAGTGCTACGGTGTCCCCTACATCCCTGAGGGCCAGTGGCTGTGCCGCCGCTGCCTACAGTCACCCTCCCGAGCTGTGGACTGTGCCCTGTGCCCCAACAAGGGTGGTGCCTTCAAGCAGACAGATGACGGGCGCTGGGCCCATGTGGTGTGTGCCCTGTGGATCCCTGAAGTCTGCTTTGCCAACACAGTCTTCCTGGAGCCTATCGACAGCATTGAGCACATCCCACCAGCTCGCTGGAAGCTGACCTGCTATATTTGCAAACAGCGGGGCTCAGGGGCATGCATTCAGTGCCACAAGGCCAACTGCTACACAGCCTTCCACGTGACATGTGCCCAGCAGGCTGGCCTTTACATGAAGATGGAGCCTGTGCGAGAGACAGGTGCCAATGGCACTTCTTTCAGCGTCCGCAAGACAGCCTACTGTGACATCCACACACCCCCAGGTTCAGCACGCCGCTTGCCTGCCCTGTCCCACAGTGAGGGTGAGGAGGatgaagatgaggaggaggatgagggtAAGAGTTGGAGCTCAGAGAAGGTCAAGAAGGCCAAGGCCAAGTCCCGGATCAAGATGAAGAAGGCACGGAAGATCCTGGCAGAGAAACGGGCCGCAGCACCTGTGGTGTCGGTGCCCTGCATCCCACCACACAG GCTCAGTAAAATCACCAACCGCCTGACCATCCAAAGGAAGAGCCAGTTCATGCAGAGGCTACACAGCTACTGGACGCTGAAACGACAGTCACGAAATGGAGTCCCACTGCTACGTCGCCTGCAGACACATCTGCAGTCTCAGAGGAATTGTGACCAAGTCGGG AGAGATTCTGAGGATAAGAACTGGGCCCTCAAAGAACAGCTCAAGTCCTGGCAGCGCCTCCGGCACGACCTGGAGCGAGCTCGGCTGCTGGTGGAGCTGATCCGCAAGCGGGAGAAACTCAAAAGGGAGACG ATCAAGGTCCAGCAGATCGCCATGGAGATGCAGCTGACCCCCTTCCTCATCCTCCTTCGCAAAACCTTGGAGCAGCTCCAAGAAAAGGACACAGGCAACATCTTCAGCGAGCCGGTCCCTCTGTCTGAG GTACCTGACTACCTAGACCACATCAAAAAGCCCATGGACTTTTTCACCATGAAGCAGAACTTGGAGGCTTACCGCTACCTGAACTTTGATGATTTTGAGGAGGACTTCAACCTTATCGTCAGCAACTGCCTCAAGTATAACGCCAAGGACACCATCTTCTACCGGGCAGCAGTGCGGCTCCGAGAACAGGGTGGCGCTGTGCTCCGCCAGGCCCGGCGCCAGGCAGAAAAAATGGGCATTGACTTTGAGACGGGCATGCATATCCCCCACAGCCTGGCTGGAGATGAGGCCCCACAGCACACTGAAGATG CAGAGGAAGAGCGGCTGATCCTGCTAGAGAACCAGAAGCACCTGCCAGTGGAAGAGCAGCTGAAGTTGTTGCTGGAGCGGCTGGATGAGGTGAATGCCAGCAAGCAGAGTGTGAGTCGTTCACGGCGTGCAAAGATGATCAAGAAAGAGATGACGGCACTGCGGCGGAAGCTTGCCCACCAGCGGGAAACTGGAAGGGATGGGCCTGAGCGTCATGGCCCCTCCAGCCGGGGCAGCCTGACACCCCACCCGGCAGCATGTGACAAGGACGGGCAGACAGACAGTGCCGCCGAAGAGAGCAGCAGCCAGGAGACAACCAAAG ACTTACCAGCTAATGGCTTCAGCGGTGGAAATCAGCCAGTGAAGAAGAGTTTCTTGGTATATCGTAATGACTGCAGCCTTCCCCGGAGCAGCTCCGACTCTGAGTctagcagcagtagcagcagcagcgcTGCCTCAGACCGAACCAG CACAACACCCTCAAAACAGGGCCGGGGCAAGCCCTCCTTCTCTCGGGGCACATTCCCGGAAGACAGCAGTGAAGATACCTCAGGCACTGAGAACGAGGCCTACTCCGTGGGCACTGGCCGCGGCGTGGGCCACAGCA TGGTAAGGAAGAGTCTGGGACGGGGAGCTGGCTGGCTGTCAGAGGATGAGGACTCCCCACTGGATGCTCTGGACCTGGTGTGGGCCAAATGCCGAGGGTATCCATCATACCCAGCTCTG ATAATTGATCCAAAGATGCCCCGGGAAGGTATGTTCCATCATGGGGTTCCTATCCCTGTGCCCCCCCTGGAGGTGCTGAAACTTGGGGAACAGATGACCCAGGAAGCCCGAGAGCATCTCTACCTCGTCCTCTTCTTTGACAACAAGCGAACCTG GCAGTGGCTGCCAAGGACTAAGCTGGTTCCTCTGGGCGTGAACCAGGACCTCGACAAGGAAAAGATGCTGGAGGGCCGCAAATCCAACATCCGCAAATCAGTGCAGATTGCTTACCACCGGGCTCTGCAGCACCGCAGCAAGGTGCAGGGCGAGCAGAGCAGCGAGACCAGTGATAGTGACTGA
- the BRPF1 gene encoding peregrin isoform X2, which yields MGVDFDVKTFCHNLRATKPPYECPVETCRKVYKSYSGIEYHLYHYDHDNPPPPQQTPLRKHKKKGRQSRPANKQSPSPSEVSQSPGREVMSYAQAQRMVEVDLHGRVHRISIFDNLDVVSEDEEAPEEAPETGSNKENTETPAATPKSGKHKNKEKRKDSNHHHHHNASVSTTPKLPEVVYRELEQDTPDAPPRPTSYYRYIEKSAEELDEEVEYDMDEEDYIWLDIMNERRKTEGVSPIPQEIFEYLMDRLEKESYFESHNKGDPNALVDEDAVCCICNDGECQNSNVILFCDMCNLAVHQECYGVPYIPEGQWLCRRCLQSPSRAVDCALCPNKGGAFKQTDDGRWAHVVCALWIPEVCFANTVFLEPIDSIEHIPPARWKLTCYICKQRGSGACIQCHKANCYTAFHVTCAQQAGLYMKMEPVRETGANGTSFSVRKTAYCDIHTPPGSARRLPALSHSEGEEDEDEEEDEGKSWSSEKVKKAKAKSRIKMKKARKILAEKRAAAPVVSVPCIPPHRLSKITNRLTIQRKSQFMQRLHSYWTLKRQSRNGVPLLRRLQTHLQSQRNCDQVGRDSEDKNWALKEQLKSWQRLRHDLERARLLVELIRKREKLKRETIKVQQIAMEMQLTPFLILLRKTLEQLQEKDTGNIFSEPVPLSEVTELDEVPDYLDHIKKPMDFFTMKQNLEAYRYLNFDDFEEDFNLIVSNCLKYNAKDTIFYRAAVRLREQGGAVLRQARRQAEKMGIDFETGMHIPHSLAGDEAPQHTEDAEEERLILLENQKHLPVEEQLKLLLERLDEVNASKQSVSRSRRAKMIKKEMTALRRKLAHQRETGRDGPERHGPSSRGSLTPHPAACDKDGQTDSAAEESSSQETTKGLGPNMSSTPAHEVGRRTSVLFSKKNPKTAGPPKRPGRPPKNRESQMTPSHGGSPVGPPQLPIMGSLRQRKRGRSPRPSSSSDSDSDKSTEDPPMDLPANGFSGGNQPVKKSFLVYRNDCSLPRSSSDSESSSSSSSSAASDRTSTTPSKQGRGKPSFSRGTFPEDSSEDTSGTENEAYSVGTGRGVGHSSKYPHPKPGKPGARYQGLASPLAADLLPLSHSCEVVRKSLGRGAGWLSEDEDSPLDALDLVWAKCRGYPSYPALIIDPKMPREGMFHHGVPIPVPPLEVLKLGEQMTQEAREHLYLVLFFDNKRTWQWLPRTKLVPLGVNQDLDKEKMLEGRKSNIRKSVQIAYHRALQHRSKVQGEQSSETSDSD from the exons ATGGGGGTGGACTTTGATGTGAAGACTTTCTGCCACAACTTGCGGGCAACTAAGCCACCATATGAGTGCCCCGTGGAGACCTGCCGTAAGGTCTACAAGAGTTACAGTGGTATTGAGTACCACCTATATCACTATGACCACGACAACCCACCACCCCCGCAGCAGACTCCACTCCGCAAGCACAAAAAGAAGGGGCGCCAATCACGCCCAGCCAACAAGCAGTCGCCCAGCCCCTCAGAGGTATCCCAGTCACCCGGCCGTGAGGTGATGAGCTACGCGCAGGCCCAGCGCATGGTGGAGGTGGACCTGCACGGCCGAGTCCACCGCATCAGCATCTTTGACAACCTGGATGTGGTGTCAGAGGATGAGGAGGCCCCTGAGGAGGCTCCTGAGACTGGTAGCAACAAGGAGAACACCGAGACACCAGCTGCTACTCCCAAGTCAGGCAAGCATAAGAACAAGGAAAAGCGCAAGGACtccaaccatcaccaccaccataaTGCTTCTGTGAGCACCACTCCCAAGCTGCCAGAGGTGGTATACCGGGAGTTGGAGCAGGACACCCCCGATGCCCCACCCCGGCCGACTTCCTATTACCG GTACATTGAGAAGTCGGCAGAGGAGCTGGACGAGGAAGTAGAGTATGACATGGACGAGGAGGACTACATCTGGCTGGATATCATGAATGAGCGGCGGAAGACAGAGGGTGTGAGTCCCATCCCGCAGGAGATCTTTGAGTACCTAATGGACCGGCTGGAGAAGGAGTCCTACTTTGAAAGCCACAATAAAGGTGACCCCAATGCACTAGTGGATGAGGATGCTGTGTGCTGTATCTGCAACGATGGTGAGTGCCAGAACAGCAATGTCATCCTATTTTGTGACATGTGCAACCTGGCTGTGCACCAAGAGTGCTACGGTGTCCCCTACATCCCTGAGGGCCAGTGGCTGTGCCGCCGCTGCCTACAGTCACCCTCCCGAGCTGTGGACTGTGCCCTGTGCCCCAACAAGGGTGGTGCCTTCAAGCAGACAGATGACGGGCGCTGGGCCCATGTGGTGTGTGCCCTGTGGATCCCTGAAGTCTGCTTTGCCAACACAGTCTTCCTGGAGCCTATCGACAGCATTGAGCACATCCCACCAGCTCGCTGGAAGCTGACCTGCTATATTTGCAAACAGCGGGGCTCAGGGGCATGCATTCAGTGCCACAAGGCCAACTGCTACACAGCCTTCCACGTGACATGTGCCCAGCAGGCTGGCCTTTACATGAAGATGGAGCCTGTGCGAGAGACAGGTGCCAATGGCACTTCTTTCAGCGTCCGCAAGACAGCCTACTGTGACATCCACACACCCCCAGGTTCAGCACGCCGCTTGCCTGCCCTGTCCCACAGTGAGGGTGAGGAGGatgaagatgaggaggaggatgagggtAAGAGTTGGAGCTCAGAGAAGGTCAAGAAGGCCAAGGCCAAGTCCCGGATCAAGATGAAGAAGGCACGGAAGATCCTGGCAGAGAAACGGGCCGCAGCACCTGTGGTGTCGGTGCCCTGCATCCCACCACACAG GCTCAGTAAAATCACCAACCGCCTGACCATCCAAAGGAAGAGCCAGTTCATGCAGAGGCTACACAGCTACTGGACGCTGAAACGACAGTCACGAAATGGAGTCCCACTGCTACGTCGCCTGCAGACACATCTGCAGTCTCAGAGGAATTGTGACCAAGTCGGG AGAGATTCTGAGGATAAGAACTGGGCCCTCAAAGAACAGCTCAAGTCCTGGCAGCGCCTCCGGCACGACCTGGAGCGAGCTCGGCTGCTGGTGGAGCTGATCCGCAAGCGGGAGAAACTCAAAAGGGAGACG ATCAAGGTCCAGCAGATCGCCATGGAGATGCAGCTGACCCCCTTCCTCATCCTCCTTCGCAAAACCTTGGAGCAGCTCCAAGAAAAGGACACAGGCAACATCTTCAGCGAGCCGGTCCCTCTGTCTGAGGTAACCGAATTGGACGAA GTACCTGACTACCTAGACCACATCAAAAAGCCCATGGACTTTTTCACCATGAAGCAGAACTTGGAGGCTTACCGCTACCTGAACTTTGATGATTTTGAGGAGGACTTCAACCTTATCGTCAGCAACTGCCTCAAGTATAACGCCAAGGACACCATCTTCTACCGGGCAGCAGTGCGGCTCCGAGAACAGGGTGGCGCTGTGCTCCGCCAGGCCCGGCGCCAGGCAGAAAAAATGGGCATTGACTTTGAGACGGGCATGCATATCCCCCACAGCCTGGCTGGAGATGAGGCCCCACAGCACACTGAAGATG CAGAGGAAGAGCGGCTGATCCTGCTAGAGAACCAGAAGCACCTGCCAGTGGAAGAGCAGCTGAAGTTGTTGCTGGAGCGGCTGGATGAGGTGAATGCCAGCAAGCAGAGTGTGAGTCGTTCACGGCGTGCAAAGATGATCAAGAAAGAGATGACGGCACTGCGGCGGAAGCTTGCCCACCAGCGGGAAACTGGAAGGGATGGGCCTGAGCGTCATGGCCCCTCCAGCCGGGGCAGCCTGACACCCCACCCGGCAGCATGTGACAAGGACGGGCAGACAGACAGTGCCGCCGAAGAGAGCAGCAGCCAGGAGACAACCAAAG gCCTGGGTCCCAACATGTCCTCAACCCCCGCACATGAGGTGGGCAGGAGAACCTCAGTTCTGTTCTCCAAAAAGAACCCGAAGACAGCTGGACCGCCCAAGAGGCCGGGCCGGCCCCCCAAAAACCGGGAGAGCCAGATGACCCCCAGCCACGGAGGCAGTCCTGTGGGGCCCCCCCAGCTCCCCATCATGGGCTCCCTACGTCAGCGCAAGCGGGGTAGGAGCCCCCGGCCCAGTTCGAGCTCAGACAGCGACAGTGATAAATCCACAGAAGACCCCCCAATGG ACTTACCAGCTAATGGCTTCAGCGGTGGAAATCAGCCAGTGAAGAAGAGTTTCTTGGTATATCGTAATGACTGCAGCCTTCCCCGGAGCAGCTCCGACTCTGAGTctagcagcagtagcagcagcagcgcTGCCTCAGACCGAACCAG CACAACACCCTCAAAACAGGGCCGGGGCAAGCCCTCCTTCTCTCGGGGCACATTCCCGGAAGACAGCAGTGAAGATACCTCAGGCACTGAGAACGAGGCCTACTCCGTGGGCACTGGCCGCGGCGTGGGCCACAGCAGTAAGTACCCTCACCCAAAGCCAGGGAAGCCGGGGGCCCGGTATCAGGGCCTTGCCAGCCCCCTGGCTGCTgatctgctccctctctcccattcCTGTGAAGTGGTAAGGAAGAGTCTGGGACGGGGAGCTGGCTGGCTGTCAGAGGATGAGGACTCCCCACTGGATGCTCTGGACCTGGTGTGGGCCAAATGCCGAGGGTATCCATCATACCCAGCTCTG ATAATTGATCCAAAGATGCCCCGGGAAGGTATGTTCCATCATGGGGTTCCTATCCCTGTGCCCCCCCTGGAGGTGCTGAAACTTGGGGAACAGATGACCCAGGAAGCCCGAGAGCATCTCTACCTCGTCCTCTTCTTTGACAACAAGCGAACCTG GCAGTGGCTGCCAAGGACTAAGCTGGTTCCTCTGGGCGTGAACCAGGACCTCGACAAGGAAAAGATGCTGGAGGGCCGCAAATCCAACATCCGCAAATCAGTGCAGATTGCTTACCACCGGGCTCTGCAGCACCGCAGCAAGGTGCAGGGCGAGCAGAGCAGCGAGACCAGTGATAGTGACTGA
- the BRPF1 gene encoding peregrin isoform X1, giving the protein MGVDFDVKTFCHNLRATKPPYECPVETCRKVYKSYSGIEYHLYHYDHDNPPPPQQTPLRKHKKKGRQSRPANKQSPSPSEVSQSPGREVMSYAQAQRMVEVDLHGRVHRISIFDNLDVVSEDEEAPEEAPETGSNKENTETPAATPKSGKHKNKEKRKDSNHHHHHNASVSTTPKLPEVVYRELEQDTPDAPPRPTSYYRYIEKSAEELDEEVEYDMDEEDYIWLDIMNERRKTEGVSPIPQEIFEYLMDRLEKESYFESHNKGDPNALVDEDAVCCICNDGECQNSNVILFCDMCNLAVHQECYGVPYIPEGQWLCRRCLQSPSRAVDCALCPNKGGAFKQTDDGRWAHVVCALWIPEVCFANTVFLEPIDSIEHIPPARWKLTCYICKQRGSGACIQCHKANCYTAFHVTCAQQAGLYMKMEPVRETGANGTSFSVRKTAYCDIHTPPGSARRLPALSHSEGEEDEDEEEDEGKSWSSEKVKKAKAKSRIKMKKARKILAEKRAAAPVVSVPCIPPHRLSKITNRLTIQRKSQFMQRLHSYWTLKRQSRNGVPLLRRLQTHLQSQRNCDQVGRDSEDKNWALKEQLKSWQRLRHDLERARLLVELIRKREKLKRETIKVQQIAMEMQLTPFLILLRKTLEQLQEKDTGNIFSEPVPLSEVTELDEVPDYLDHIKKPMDFFTMKQNLEAYRYLNFDDFEEDFNLIVSNCLKYNAKDTIFYRAAVRLREQGGAVLRQARRQAEKMGIDFETGMHIPHSLAGDEAPQHTEDAAEEERLILLENQKHLPVEEQLKLLLERLDEVNASKQSVSRSRRAKMIKKEMTALRRKLAHQRETGRDGPERHGPSSRGSLTPHPAACDKDGQTDSAAEESSSQETTKGLGPNMSSTPAHEVGRRTSVLFSKKNPKTAGPPKRPGRPPKNRESQMTPSHGGSPVGPPQLPIMGSLRQRKRGRSPRPSSSSDSDSDKSTEDPPMDLPANGFSGGNQPVKKSFLVYRNDCSLPRSSSDSESSSSSSSSAASDRTSTTPSKQGRGKPSFSRGTFPEDSSEDTSGTENEAYSVGTGRGVGHSSKYPHPKPGKPGARYQGLASPLAADLLPLSHSCEVVRKSLGRGAGWLSEDEDSPLDALDLVWAKCRGYPSYPALIIDPKMPREGMFHHGVPIPVPPLEVLKLGEQMTQEAREHLYLVLFFDNKRTWQWLPRTKLVPLGVNQDLDKEKMLEGRKSNIRKSVQIAYHRALQHRSKVQGEQSSETSDSD; this is encoded by the exons ATGGGGGTGGACTTTGATGTGAAGACTTTCTGCCACAACTTGCGGGCAACTAAGCCACCATATGAGTGCCCCGTGGAGACCTGCCGTAAGGTCTACAAGAGTTACAGTGGTATTGAGTACCACCTATATCACTATGACCACGACAACCCACCACCCCCGCAGCAGACTCCACTCCGCAAGCACAAAAAGAAGGGGCGCCAATCACGCCCAGCCAACAAGCAGTCGCCCAGCCCCTCAGAGGTATCCCAGTCACCCGGCCGTGAGGTGATGAGCTACGCGCAGGCCCAGCGCATGGTGGAGGTGGACCTGCACGGCCGAGTCCACCGCATCAGCATCTTTGACAACCTGGATGTGGTGTCAGAGGATGAGGAGGCCCCTGAGGAGGCTCCTGAGACTGGTAGCAACAAGGAGAACACCGAGACACCAGCTGCTACTCCCAAGTCAGGCAAGCATAAGAACAAGGAAAAGCGCAAGGACtccaaccatcaccaccaccataaTGCTTCTGTGAGCACCACTCCCAAGCTGCCAGAGGTGGTATACCGGGAGTTGGAGCAGGACACCCCCGATGCCCCACCCCGGCCGACTTCCTATTACCG GTACATTGAGAAGTCGGCAGAGGAGCTGGACGAGGAAGTAGAGTATGACATGGACGAGGAGGACTACATCTGGCTGGATATCATGAATGAGCGGCGGAAGACAGAGGGTGTGAGTCCCATCCCGCAGGAGATCTTTGAGTACCTAATGGACCGGCTGGAGAAGGAGTCCTACTTTGAAAGCCACAATAAAGGTGACCCCAATGCACTAGTGGATGAGGATGCTGTGTGCTGTATCTGCAACGATGGTGAGTGCCAGAACAGCAATGTCATCCTATTTTGTGACATGTGCAACCTGGCTGTGCACCAAGAGTGCTACGGTGTCCCCTACATCCCTGAGGGCCAGTGGCTGTGCCGCCGCTGCCTACAGTCACCCTCCCGAGCTGTGGACTGTGCCCTGTGCCCCAACAAGGGTGGTGCCTTCAAGCAGACAGATGACGGGCGCTGGGCCCATGTGGTGTGTGCCCTGTGGATCCCTGAAGTCTGCTTTGCCAACACAGTCTTCCTGGAGCCTATCGACAGCATTGAGCACATCCCACCAGCTCGCTGGAAGCTGACCTGCTATATTTGCAAACAGCGGGGCTCAGGGGCATGCATTCAGTGCCACAAGGCCAACTGCTACACAGCCTTCCACGTGACATGTGCCCAGCAGGCTGGCCTTTACATGAAGATGGAGCCTGTGCGAGAGACAGGTGCCAATGGCACTTCTTTCAGCGTCCGCAAGACAGCCTACTGTGACATCCACACACCCCCAGGTTCAGCACGCCGCTTGCCTGCCCTGTCCCACAGTGAGGGTGAGGAGGatgaagatgaggaggaggatgagggtAAGAGTTGGAGCTCAGAGAAGGTCAAGAAGGCCAAGGCCAAGTCCCGGATCAAGATGAAGAAGGCACGGAAGATCCTGGCAGAGAAACGGGCCGCAGCACCTGTGGTGTCGGTGCCCTGCATCCCACCACACAG GCTCAGTAAAATCACCAACCGCCTGACCATCCAAAGGAAGAGCCAGTTCATGCAGAGGCTACACAGCTACTGGACGCTGAAACGACAGTCACGAAATGGAGTCCCACTGCTACGTCGCCTGCAGACACATCTGCAGTCTCAGAGGAATTGTGACCAAGTCGGG AGAGATTCTGAGGATAAGAACTGGGCCCTCAAAGAACAGCTCAAGTCCTGGCAGCGCCTCCGGCACGACCTGGAGCGAGCTCGGCTGCTGGTGGAGCTGATCCGCAAGCGGGAGAAACTCAAAAGGGAGACG ATCAAGGTCCAGCAGATCGCCATGGAGATGCAGCTGACCCCCTTCCTCATCCTCCTTCGCAAAACCTTGGAGCAGCTCCAAGAAAAGGACACAGGCAACATCTTCAGCGAGCCGGTCCCTCTGTCTGAGGTAACCGAATTGGACGAA GTACCTGACTACCTAGACCACATCAAAAAGCCCATGGACTTTTTCACCATGAAGCAGAACTTGGAGGCTTACCGCTACCTGAACTTTGATGATTTTGAGGAGGACTTCAACCTTATCGTCAGCAACTGCCTCAAGTATAACGCCAAGGACACCATCTTCTACCGGGCAGCAGTGCGGCTCCGAGAACAGGGTGGCGCTGTGCTCCGCCAGGCCCGGCGCCAGGCAGAAAAAATGGGCATTGACTTTGAGACGGGCATGCATATCCCCCACAGCCTGGCTGGAGATGAGGCCCCACAGCACACTGAAGATG CAGCAGAGGAAGAGCGGCTGATCCTGCTAGAGAACCAGAAGCACCTGCCAGTGGAAGAGCAGCTGAAGTTGTTGCTGGAGCGGCTGGATGAGGTGAATGCCAGCAAGCAGAGTGTGAGTCGTTCACGGCGTGCAAAGATGATCAAGAAAGAGATGACGGCACTGCGGCGGAAGCTTGCCCACCAGCGGGAAACTGGAAGGGATGGGCCTGAGCGTCATGGCCCCTCCAGCCGGGGCAGCCTGACACCCCACCCGGCAGCATGTGACAAGGACGGGCAGACAGACAGTGCCGCCGAAGAGAGCAGCAGCCAGGAGACAACCAAAG gCCTGGGTCCCAACATGTCCTCAACCCCCGCACATGAGGTGGGCAGGAGAACCTCAGTTCTGTTCTCCAAAAAGAACCCGAAGACAGCTGGACCGCCCAAGAGGCCGGGCCGGCCCCCCAAAAACCGGGAGAGCCAGATGACCCCCAGCCACGGAGGCAGTCCTGTGGGGCCCCCCCAGCTCCCCATCATGGGCTCCCTACGTCAGCGCAAGCGGGGTAGGAGCCCCCGGCCCAGTTCGAGCTCAGACAGCGACAGTGATAAATCCACAGAAGACCCCCCAATGG ACTTACCAGCTAATGGCTTCAGCGGTGGAAATCAGCCAGTGAAGAAGAGTTTCTTGGTATATCGTAATGACTGCAGCCTTCCCCGGAGCAGCTCCGACTCTGAGTctagcagcagtagcagcagcagcgcTGCCTCAGACCGAACCAG CACAACACCCTCAAAACAGGGCCGGGGCAAGCCCTCCTTCTCTCGGGGCACATTCCCGGAAGACAGCAGTGAAGATACCTCAGGCACTGAGAACGAGGCCTACTCCGTGGGCACTGGCCGCGGCGTGGGCCACAGCAGTAAGTACCCTCACCCAAAGCCAGGGAAGCCGGGGGCCCGGTATCAGGGCCTTGCCAGCCCCCTGGCTGCTgatctgctccctctctcccattcCTGTGAAGTGGTAAGGAAGAGTCTGGGACGGGGAGCTGGCTGGCTGTCAGAGGATGAGGACTCCCCACTGGATGCTCTGGACCTGGTGTGGGCCAAATGCCGAGGGTATCCATCATACCCAGCTCTG ATAATTGATCCAAAGATGCCCCGGGAAGGTATGTTCCATCATGGGGTTCCTATCCCTGTGCCCCCCCTGGAGGTGCTGAAACTTGGGGAACAGATGACCCAGGAAGCCCGAGAGCATCTCTACCTCGTCCTCTTCTTTGACAACAAGCGAACCTG GCAGTGGCTGCCAAGGACTAAGCTGGTTCCTCTGGGCGTGAACCAGGACCTCGACAAGGAAAAGATGCTGGAGGGCCGCAAATCCAACATCCGCAAATCAGTGCAGATTGCTTACCACCGGGCTCTGCAGCACCGCAGCAAGGTGCAGGGCGAGCAGAGCAGCGAGACCAGTGATAGTGACTGA